Proteins from a genomic interval of Haemophilus parainfluenzae T3T1:
- the rlmD gene encoding 23S rRNA (uracil(1939)-C(5))-methyltransferase RlmD, translated as MALLYAPQKKQKTTQKIVAEIQDLDYQGLGVAKIQGKTWFIENALPTEKVEAVVTDEKRQYGLATAQKWLQESSQRVEPQCRYYGRCGGCQGQHIPVEMQRKAKEKALFSRLSKLQAEPIQLMPMICGEQWAYRRRVRLSLLWNAKSKTVEMGFRQKNSNQLVSIQQCLVAEQAINDLIPKLTSLLAQYSAPKQLGHIELVSAENGVAMLLRYKGNLAETDRTLLLEFARVNAVNLFLQDDQNIQLVHGEMPYYALDDIRLSFDIRDFIQVNTRLNQQMVETALDWLDLNQDDHVLDLFCGMGNFTLPLAKRVKSAVGIEGVLDMVKKAQANAQFNHIENVEFYQADLDQSFSEQPWSKQHFNKILLDPPRSGAAFALNALCELGAESILYVSCNPATLVRDAEILRSFGYRIIKTAMIDMFPNTSHLESVTLFIK; from the coding sequence ATGGCTTTACTTTACGCTCCACAAAAAAAACAGAAAACCACGCAAAAAATCGTCGCTGAAATTCAGGATTTAGATTATCAAGGATTAGGTGTCGCCAAAATTCAAGGTAAAACTTGGTTCATTGAAAATGCTTTGCCAACGGAGAAAGTGGAAGCGGTGGTGACCGATGAAAAACGTCAATATGGATTAGCCACTGCACAAAAGTGGCTACAAGAGAGTAGTCAGCGTGTTGAGCCGCAATGTCGTTATTATGGGCGTTGTGGTGGCTGCCAAGGCCAGCATATTCCTGTAGAAATGCAGCGTAAAGCGAAAGAGAAAGCCCTTTTTTCTCGTTTAAGTAAACTGCAAGCAGAGCCTATTCAATTAATGCCAATGATTTGTGGCGAACAATGGGCTTATCGTCGTCGAGTACGATTAAGTTTACTGTGGAATGCTAAAAGCAAAACCGTTGAAATGGGATTTCGTCAGAAAAACTCCAATCAGTTAGTCAGCATTCAGCAATGCTTAGTGGCAGAGCAAGCAATCAATGATTTGATTCCCAAATTGACCTCACTTTTGGCGCAATATTCAGCCCCGAAACAATTAGGGCATATTGAATTAGTTTCAGCAGAGAATGGCGTAGCCATGTTGTTACGCTATAAGGGAAATTTAGCTGAAACTGACCGCACTTTATTGCTCGAGTTTGCACGCGTAAATGCCGTGAATTTGTTTCTGCAAGATGATCAAAACATCCAACTTGTGCATGGTGAAATGCCCTATTATGCATTAGACGATATTCGTTTATCTTTTGATATCCGCGATTTTATTCAAGTGAATACTCGCTTAAATCAGCAAATGGTTGAGACGGCTTTAGATTGGCTTGATTTGAATCAGGACGATCATGTTTTAGATTTATTCTGTGGGATGGGTAATTTTACTCTGCCTTTAGCCAAACGTGTGAAAAGTGCGGTTGGAATTGAAGGTGTTTTGGATATGGTGAAAAAAGCCCAAGCGAATGCACAGTTTAACCACATTGAGAATGTTGAATTTTATCAAGCTGATTTAGACCAATCTTTTTCAGAACAACCTTGGTCAAAACAACATTTCAATAAAATTCTTCTCGACCCGCCTCGTAGCGGTGCGGCTTTTGCACTGAATGCGTTATGTGAGCTGGGTGCAGAAAGCATTCTTTATGTATCTTGTAACCCTGCAACCTTAGTACGAGATGCAGAAATTCTCCGTTCTTTCGGGTATCGCATTATCAAAACCGCCATGATTGATATGTTCCCGAATACCAGTCATTTGGAGTCGGTGACATTATTTATCAAATAA
- the pflA gene encoding pyruvate formate lyase 1-activating protein, with amino-acid sequence MSVLGRIHSFESCGTVDGPGIRFILFMQGCLMRCKYCHNRDTWDLEGGREISVEELMKEVVSYRHFMNATGGGVTASGGEAVLQAEFVRDWFRACKAEGINTCLDTNGFVRHYDHIIDELLDVTDLVLLDLKELNDQVHQNLIGVPNKRTLEFAKYLQKRNQRTWIRYVVVPGYTDSDHDIHLLGQFIEGMTNIEKVELLPYHRLGAHKWKTLGFDYELEDVLPPTKESLEHIKNILEGYGHTVKY; translated from the coding sequence ATGTCTGTTTTAGGAAGAATTCATTCTTTTGAATCCTGTGGCACCGTAGATGGCCCGGGTATTCGCTTTATTTTATTTATGCAAGGCTGTTTAATGCGTTGCAAATATTGCCACAACCGTGATACTTGGGATCTTGAAGGTGGTCGCGAAATTAGTGTCGAAGAGCTTATGAAAGAAGTGGTGAGTTATCGCCATTTTATGAATGCGACCGGTGGTGGTGTGACGGCATCTGGTGGTGAAGCGGTTCTTCAAGCAGAATTTGTGCGCGATTGGTTCCGAGCTTGTAAAGCAGAAGGCATTAATACCTGTTTAGACACCAATGGTTTTGTGCGTCATTACGATCATATTATTGATGAATTGCTCGATGTAACGGATCTTGTGTTGCTTGATTTAAAAGAGCTGAACGATCAAGTGCACCAAAATCTGATTGGCGTGCCAAACAAACGTACGCTGGAATTTGCAAAATATCTGCAAAAACGAAATCAACGTACATGGATTCGTTATGTCGTGGTACCCGGTTACACAGATAGCGACCATGATATTCATTTATTAGGGCAATTTATTGAAGGCATGACCAATATTGAAAAAGTCGAACTTCTTCCTTATCATCGATTAGGCGCCCACAAATGGAAAACCCTTGGGTTTGACTATGAACTCGAAGATGTATTGCCTCCGACAAAAGAGTCGCTTGAGCATATCAAAAATATCTTAGAGGGATACGGACATACCGTAAAATACTAG
- the epmB gene encoding EF-P beta-lysylation protein EpmB produces the protein MRILTRNIAIREEQNWLETLKNAISDPKILLKTLNLPVEDFAEDIAARKLFAMRVPLPFVEKMEKGNPKDPLFLQVMTAQQEFIEAEGFSQDPLDEQQKNAVPNILHKYQNRLLFMAKGGCAVNCRYCFRRHFPYDQNPGNKTSWQQAIDYIAAHPEIEEVIFSGGDPMMAKDSEWAWLLERLEKIPHLQRLRIHSRLPVVIPERITDEFCDLLLKSPLQTVFVTHINHPNEIDEELALAMQKLVGAKVTLLNQSVLLKDVNDNPHTLKVLSDKLFQAGILPYYLHLLDKVQGASHFYISDEKALQIYKELQALTSGYLVPKLAREIGGEPNKTLYTA, from the coding sequence GTGCGTATTTTAACCCGAAATATTGCGATTAGAGAAGAACAAAATTGGTTAGAAACCCTAAAAAATGCGATTTCTGATCCGAAAATCTTATTAAAAACCCTAAATTTGCCAGTTGAAGATTTTGCCGAGGACATCGCCGCTCGTAAACTTTTTGCTATGCGAGTGCCTTTACCTTTTGTTGAAAAAATGGAAAAAGGGAATCCTAAAGATCCACTTTTTTTACAAGTGATGACGGCTCAACAAGAATTTATTGAGGCCGAAGGGTTTAGCCAAGATCCTTTAGATGAGCAGCAAAAAAATGCGGTGCCTAATATTCTACATAAATACCAAAATCGCTTGTTATTTATGGCAAAAGGGGGCTGTGCAGTCAATTGTCGTTATTGCTTTCGTCGTCATTTTCCTTATGATCAAAACCCAGGCAATAAAACCAGTTGGCAACAAGCAATAGACTATATTGCCGCACATCCTGAAATCGAAGAAGTGATTTTTTCGGGGGGCGATCCGATGATGGCGAAGGATAGTGAATGGGCGTGGCTATTAGAACGCCTTGAAAAGATACCGCACTTACAGCGTTTACGTATTCACTCTCGTTTGCCGGTCGTGATTCCAGAGCGCATTACGGATGAATTTTGTGATTTATTGCTAAAAAGCCCATTACAAACAGTGTTTGTGACGCATATCAATCATCCAAATGAAATTGATGAAGAACTCGCTTTGGCTATGCAAAAACTGGTAGGCGCTAAGGTCACGTTACTCAATCAATCAGTCCTTTTAAAGGATGTGAATGATAACCCACATACATTAAAAGTATTAAGCGATAAGTTGTTTCAAGCGGGCATTCTGCCTTATTACTTACATTTGTTGGATAAAGTGCAAGGTGCGAGCCATTTCTATATTTCAGATGAGAAAGCGTTACAAATTTATAAAGAATTACAGGCGCTCACTTCTGGCTATTTAGTACCCAAATTAGCTCGAGAAATCGGTGGAGAGCCAAATAAGACTTTATACACAGCGTAA
- the relA gene encoding GTP diphosphokinase: MVAVRGSHLSNPHDFEIEQWCSSLKLAAPAEKSLIDAWYYAQAKIAEHADQMENAILTLQSGVEMVEILHEMNMDSESLLTAMLFPLVANKIVDWEQIQEHFGPKITKLLKGVEEMDNIRQLNASHSANASQVDNVRRMLLAMVDDFRCVIIKLAERITFLRNAENHFCEEEKVLAAKECSNIYAPLANRLGIGQLKWELEDYCFRYLHPEQYRNIAKLLHERRLDREQYIADFVTELTGYLKENIDQVEVYGRPKHIYSIWRKMQKKHLEFSGLYDVRAVRVIVQKLQDCYTALGIVHTHFKHLPKEFDDYVANPKPNGYQSIHTVVLGKGGKPIEVQIRTQQMHDDAELGVAAHWKYKEGTTGSLSAYEEKITWLRKLLAWQDDITDSGEVMAELRSQVFDDRVYVFTPKGEVVDLPAGSTPLDFAYAIHSEIGHRCIGAKVGGRIVPFTYHLQMGEQVDIITQKNPNPSRDWVNPNLGFTHTSKARAKIQAWFKKQDRDKNVPAGKEQLDNELARLNISLKQVEQLALPRYNLRNLEDLYAGIGSGDIRLNQLMNFLQSRLIKVTAEEADQEILRHVASKSANTAQQKAQQKAEQQQNKGYVIVEGVGNLMHHMARCCQPIPGDAIAGYITMGRGISIHRCDCEQFIELQAAHPERVVEALWGDNYAAGFHINIRIVASDRNGLLRDITTVLANEKVSVLGVSSRADTKKQVATMDMEIELKNVESLSKILARLAKLDDVIEAKRL; the protein is encoded by the coding sequence ATGGTTGCAGTTCGTGGTTCTCACTTATCAAATCCACATGATTTTGAGATCGAACAATGGTGTTCGAGCCTTAAACTTGCTGCCCCCGCAGAAAAGTCTCTGATTGATGCATGGTATTATGCCCAAGCCAAAATAGCTGAACATGCCGATCAAATGGAGAATGCAATCCTCACATTGCAATCTGGTGTGGAAATGGTGGAGATTCTGCATGAAATGAATATGGACAGCGAAAGCTTACTCACCGCTATGCTATTCCCCTTAGTAGCAAATAAAATTGTTGATTGGGAGCAAATTCAGGAACATTTTGGTCCTAAAATCACCAAACTGCTTAAAGGTGTGGAGGAGATGGATAATATCCGTCAGCTCAACGCCAGCCATTCTGCCAATGCGTCTCAAGTGGATAATGTACGCCGTATGCTCCTTGCAATGGTGGACGATTTCCGTTGTGTGATCATCAAACTTGCTGAACGTATTACGTTTCTTCGTAATGCGGAAAATCACTTTTGTGAAGAAGAAAAAGTATTGGCTGCCAAAGAATGTTCCAATATTTATGCCCCATTGGCGAACCGTTTAGGTATCGGTCAATTAAAATGGGAGCTTGAAGATTACTGCTTCCGCTATTTGCATCCAGAACAATATCGAAATATTGCCAAATTATTACATGAGCGCCGCTTAGATCGTGAGCAGTATATTGCGGATTTCGTCACAGAATTAACCGGTTATTTAAAAGAAAATATTGACCAAGTTGAGGTTTACGGACGTCCAAAACATATTTATAGCATTTGGCGAAAAATGCAAAAGAAACATTTGGAGTTCAGTGGCTTATATGATGTCAGAGCGGTTAGAGTGATTGTACAGAAATTGCAAGATTGTTATACGGCGCTCGGTATCGTCCACACACATTTCAAACACTTGCCAAAAGAATTTGATGATTATGTCGCCAATCCGAAACCGAATGGCTATCAATCCATTCATACTGTGGTGTTAGGTAAAGGCGGCAAGCCAATTGAAGTGCAAATTCGTACTCAGCAAATGCATGATGATGCGGAGCTTGGTGTAGCCGCCCACTGGAAATACAAAGAGGGCACGACAGGTAGCCTTTCCGCTTACGAAGAAAAAATCACTTGGTTGCGTAAATTACTTGCATGGCAAGATGATATTACGGATTCTGGCGAAGTGATGGCTGAATTACGTAGCCAAGTCTTTGATGACCGCGTATATGTGTTTACGCCGAAAGGTGAAGTGGTTGATTTACCCGCGGGATCAACTCCTCTCGATTTTGCTTATGCGATCCACAGTGAAATTGGCCACCGTTGTATCGGAGCGAAAGTTGGGGGACGTATTGTGCCATTCACTTATCACCTGCAAATGGGTGAGCAAGTGGATATTATCACGCAGAAAAATCCAAATCCAAGCCGAGATTGGGTCAATCCAAACCTAGGGTTTACTCATACCTCAAAAGCGCGAGCCAAAATCCAAGCGTGGTTTAAGAAACAAGATCGTGATAAAAACGTTCCAGCGGGTAAAGAGCAGTTAGATAATGAACTTGCGCGTTTGAATATCAGTTTGAAACAGGTTGAGCAGCTTGCCTTGCCACGTTATAACTTAAGAAACCTCGAAGATTTATATGCGGGCATTGGTAGCGGAGATATTCGCTTAAATCAGTTGATGAATTTCTTGCAAAGCCGATTGATCAAAGTGACGGCTGAAGAAGCAGATCAAGAAATTCTCCGCCATGTGGCGAGTAAAAGTGCGAATACTGCACAGCAAAAGGCGCAACAGAAAGCCGAGCAACAACAGAATAAAGGTTATGTGATCGTTGAAGGGGTCGGTAATTTAATGCACCATATGGCGCGTTGTTGCCAACCGATTCCAGGCGATGCCATTGCAGGCTACATTACTATGGGACGAGGTATTTCAATTCATCGTTGCGATTGTGAACAGTTTATTGAATTACAAGCTGCCCATCCTGAACGCGTGGTGGAAGCCCTTTGGGGGGATAATTACGCGGCTGGTTTCCATATTAATATTCGCATCGTGGCGAGTGATCGTAATGGTTTATTACGCGATATTACGACTGTGCTGGCGAATGAAAAAGTCAGTGTACTAGGTGTTTCAAGCCGTGCGGACACCAAAAAACAAGTAGCAACGATGGATATGGAAATTGAACTGAAAAATGTGGAAAGTTTAAGTAAAATACTGGCCAGATTAGCGAAGTTAGACGACGTTATCGAAGCAAAACGTTTATAG
- a CDS encoding MliC family protein, translating to MLKKLSVILTALCLSACSQNVELSKPAPQKMKVQTVDKKSQKGSATVYLCKGNKEVSVVHTKQKQKSKKTLSQVTVTFNDVTEKLTRVISERGRNYANIRWYWQERDDFSQLQTSVGEVLAERCVKQLSELKSGK from the coding sequence ATGTTAAAAAAATTAAGCGTAATTTTGACCGCACTTTGTCTTTCTGCTTGTTCACAAAATGTTGAATTAAGCAAACCAGCACCACAGAAAATGAAAGTGCAAACCGTTGATAAAAAATCCCAAAAGGGGTCAGCGACGGTTTATTTGTGTAAAGGCAATAAAGAAGTGAGTGTGGTTCATACCAAGCAAAAACAGAAAAGTAAAAAAACACTCAGTCAGGTGACCGTTACTTTTAATGATGTAACAGAAAAATTGACACGAGTGATTTCTGAGCGTGGGAGAAATTATGCGAATATTCGTTGGTATTGGCAGGAGCGTGATGACTTCAGTCAATTACAAACTAGCGTAGGTGAAGTGCTCGCAGAACGCTGTGTGAAACAACTAAGTGAATTAAAATCAGGCAAATAA
- the efp gene encoding elongation factor P, with translation MATYTTSDFKPGLKFMQDGEPCVIVENEFVKPGKGQAFTRTRIRKLISGKVLDVNFKSGTSVEAADVMDLNLTYSYKDDAFWYFMHPETFEQYSADAKAVGDAEKWLLDQADCIVTLWNGAPITVTPPNFVELEIIDTDPGLKGDTAGTGGKPATLSTGAVVKVPLFVQIGEVIKVDTRSGEYVSRVK, from the coding sequence ATGGCTACATATACTACCAGTGATTTCAAACCAGGTCTAAAATTTATGCAAGACGGTGAGCCTTGTGTGATCGTTGAAAACGAATTCGTTAAACCAGGTAAAGGCCAAGCTTTTACTCGTACTCGTATTCGTAAATTAATTTCAGGCAAAGTATTAGATGTAAACTTCAAATCTGGTACTTCGGTTGAAGCTGCTGATGTTATGGATCTTAACCTGACTTATTCATACAAAGATGATGCATTCTGGTACTTCATGCACCCAGAAACATTTGAACAATACTCTGCTGATGCAAAAGCAGTGGGTGATGCAGAAAAATGGTTATTAGACCAAGCAGATTGTATCGTGACTTTATGGAACGGTGCGCCAATTACTGTCACTCCACCAAACTTCGTAGAATTAGAAATCATCGATACTGACCCTGGTCTTAAAGGTGATACTGCGGGTACAGGCGGTAAACCAGCAACATTAAGTACTGGTGCTGTGGTGAAAGTACCTCTTTTCGTTCAAATCGGCGAAGTAATCAAAGTTGATACTCGTTCAGGCGAATACGTTTCTCGTGTGAAATAA
- the recO gene encoding DNA repair protein RecO — MDLQRGFVLHRRPYSETSLLVDLFTEETGRLTVIAKGARAKRSAWKSVLQPFTPLLLRWSGKGALKTLTKAEPAAITLPLQQTALYSGFYVNELITRVIEPETANPQLFQHYLQCLTGLATQPQVEPTLRLFEFHLLKILGYGIDFLHCAGSGLPVDESMTYQYRAEKGFIASLVKDNLTFYGRDLLAFDRLEFTDEAVLQAAKRFTRIALKPYLGDKPLKSRELFTQNVLYLK, encoded by the coding sequence ATGGATCTCCAACGCGGCTTTGTGTTACATCGTCGTCCTTATAGTGAAACTAGCCTTTTGGTGGATTTATTCACTGAAGAAACGGGACGTTTGACGGTTATTGCAAAAGGTGCACGTGCAAAACGTTCGGCATGGAAATCTGTCTTACAGCCTTTTACGCCATTACTTCTTCGTTGGTCAGGAAAAGGCGCATTAAAAACACTCACGAAAGCAGAGCCGGCGGCAATTACGCTGCCTTTACAGCAAACGGCTTTATACAGCGGGTTTTATGTAAATGAGCTGATTACTCGAGTGATCGAGCCCGAAACGGCTAATCCACAACTTTTTCAGCATTATCTACAATGCTTAACAGGCTTAGCTACTCAACCGCAGGTTGAGCCTACATTACGTTTATTTGAATTTCATTTACTTAAAATTTTAGGTTATGGCATTGATTTTCTGCATTGTGCTGGATCAGGTTTGCCAGTGGATGAATCAATGACTTACCAATACCGAGCGGAAAAGGGTTTTATCGCCTCGTTAGTAAAAGATAACTTGACCTTTTATGGTCGAGATTTACTCGCCTTTGACCGTTTAGAATTCACCGATGAGGCGGTCTTACAAGCGGCAAAGCGCTTTACTCGCATCGCGCTTAAACCTTATTTAGGTGATAAACCGCTGAAAAGCCGAGAATTATTTACGCAAAACGTACTTTATTTAAAATAA
- a CDS encoding surface-adhesin E family protein, translating to MKKLALTFLGVALLAGCSAVQPPLPQEEVKLSPPSKDRVGYVRLVKDKNYYIDADSIWVDNQDLNQVHFDAVVNLDKGLYVYPNETRRYARSVRQYKILNCKNYHLTQVRTDFYDDFWGEGLRAAPKKQDKYTISLKPNTTLYAAAQIICVNSDRKPSLDLEGSKAK from the coding sequence ATGAAAAAATTAGCATTAACGTTTTTAGGTGTAGCCCTTTTAGCAGGCTGTTCAGCTGTTCAACCGCCACTTCCTCAAGAAGAGGTGAAACTAAGCCCACCTTCTAAAGATAGAGTGGGTTATGTTCGATTGGTAAAAGATAAAAATTACTACATTGATGCTGATTCTATTTGGGTCGATAACCAAGATTTAAACCAAGTGCATTTTGATGCGGTAGTGAATTTGGATAAAGGCTTATATGTGTATCCAAACGAAACTAGACGTTATGCACGTTCTGTTCGCCAATATAAAATCTTAAACTGTAAGAACTACCATTTAACCCAAGTTCGTACCGATTTTTATGATGATTTCTGGGGCGAAGGTTTACGTGCGGCACCGAAAAAACAAGATAAATATACAATCAGCTTGAAGCCTAATACAACGCTCTATGCGGCTGCGCAAATCATTTGTGTGAACTCAGATAGAAAACCTTCTTTAGATTTAGAAGGCTCAAAAGCGAAATAA
- the oapA gene encoding opacity-associated protein OapA, which translates to MDNKNQPNDNSSQNELDLGFNHSDSVTPRKPVQQSGSIFDKAKGLFGKKEQPDTQFHVRREPTFGAAASQPFSPSQAFQSENTEQSASSSAFGYQEPVENVQVESVAEEKVIFENSPAEEIVEEVTTQAETVAPAAAAAASLKSPEKWKVLQMLPEKHRRLFIAILGLVVLLIIFFTLKPNSDTVESFEQQNSNEIPVQFQSLDQSQPVETTVLDNNNTTAPATTEQTANGAKSDAPPAMEYVGDKADAAKSQPAEPAQQTVAQQPATQAPAQPTVAPTAAKDPVKTAQPAVEKHTATVEHKAEPHREHTPVVQEKKQPKPATEKATAQPTQTVKKEQSKIQEAKPVATKETKVQIVEAKSATHNAMKAAEPAAQTASTGATKTLTVPQGVSLMQVFRDNKLNISDVNAMTKASGAGNALSSFKPGDKVQVSVNSQGRVSELRLSNGGKFIRQADGSYQYKK; encoded by the coding sequence GTGGATAATAAAAATCAACCTAACGACAATTCATCTCAAAATGAATTAGATTTAGGATTTAATCATTCAGACTCTGTGACCCCAAGAAAACCGGTTCAACAAAGTGGCTCAATTTTTGATAAAGCCAAAGGTTTATTTGGTAAAAAAGAACAGCCAGATACGCAATTCCATGTTCGTCGCGAACCAACTTTTGGTGCGGCAGCAAGCCAACCTTTTTCGCCTTCTCAAGCATTCCAAAGTGAAAATACTGAACAGTCAGCATCATCAAGTGCTTTCGGATATCAAGAGCCTGTTGAAAATGTTCAAGTAGAAAGCGTAGCGGAAGAAAAAGTGATTTTTGAAAATTCTCCAGCAGAAGAGATTGTAGAAGAAGTGACAACTCAAGCCGAAACAGTTGCACCGGCAGCCGCTGCGGCAGCAAGCTTGAAATCACCTGAAAAATGGAAGGTTCTACAAATGTTACCAGAAAAACATCGTCGTTTATTTATTGCGATTTTGGGTTTAGTGGTCTTACTGATTATTTTCTTCACTCTAAAACCAAACTCAGATACGGTGGAGTCTTTTGAACAGCAAAACAGCAATGAAATTCCGGTTCAATTCCAATCATTAGATCAGTCTCAACCGGTTGAAACCACCGTATTAGATAACAATAATACTACGGCTCCTGCAACAACAGAACAAACAGCAAATGGCGCTAAATCAGATGCACCTCCAGCCATGGAGTATGTAGGTGATAAAGCAGATGCGGCGAAATCACAACCTGCAGAGCCTGCACAACAAACTGTTGCTCAACAACCTGCAACACAAGCTCCAGCTCAACCAACTGTTGCTCCGACAGCAGCTAAAGATCCAGTGAAAACTGCACAACCAGCTGTAGAAAAACATACTGCAACGGTTGAGCATAAAGCAGAACCTCATCGTGAACATACACCAGTGGTTCAAGAGAAAAAACAACCTAAACCAGCAACTGAAAAAGCGACAGCTCAGCCGACTCAAACCGTGAAAAAAGAGCAAAGCAAAATTCAAGAAGCTAAACCGGTTGCGACTAAAGAAACTAAAGTTCAAATTGTGGAAGCGAAATCAGCAACCCACAATGCGATGAAAGCAGCTGAACCAGCAGCACAAACAGCTTCAACAGGTGCAACAAAAACATTAACTGTGCCTCAAGGTGTTTCACTGATGCAAGTATTCCGTGATAATAAATTGAATATTTCAGATGTGAATGCCATGACAAAAGCAAGCGGTGCAGGTAATGCATTAAGTAGCTTCAAGCCTGGTGACAAAGTACAGGTTTCAGTGAACAGTCAAGGCCGAGTGAGTGAGCTTCGTTTATCAAATGGCGGTAAGTTCATTCGTCAAGCCGATGGTTCATATCAGTATAAAAAATAA